Proteins from a single region of Corvus hawaiiensis isolate bCorHaw1 chromosome 6, bCorHaw1.pri.cur, whole genome shotgun sequence:
- the SOCS4 gene encoding suppressor of cytokine signaling 4, translating to MAENKDSSAKNADVRPKSSRSRSADRKDGYVWSGKKLSWSKKSEHCPDAETASAAGRSATNLRSQERKYSCSSIELDLDRSCGHRFLGRSLKQKLQDAVGQCFPIKNCSSRHASGLPSKRKIHISELMLDKCPFPPRSELAFRWHLIKRHTAPVSPKAEEWIIADLSQHEEREDQLRDEEIASGATDSPSQSCDFTDSSSSRGDPRPELVTGKVARSSRDESDMDSDDEVITLCTSSRKRNKPKWETDDELLRMETPPKYHTQIDYVHCLVPDLLQINNNPCYWGVMDKYAAEALLEGKPEGTFLLRDSAQEDYLFSVSFRRYSRSLHARIEQWNHNFSFDAHDPCVFHSPDITGLLEHYKDPSSCMFFEPLLSTPLNRTFPFSLQHICRTVICNCTTYDGIDALPIPPSVKLYLKEYHYKSKVRVLRIDVPEQQN from the coding sequence ATGGCAGAAAACAAGGACAGCAGCGCGAAAAACGCAGATGTGAGGCCCAAAAGCAGCCGGAGCAGAAGCGCAGACAGAAAGGATGGGTATGTCTGGAGTGGAAAGAAGCTCTCCTGGTCCAAGAAAAGTGAGCATTGTCCTGATGCCGAAACAGCAAGTGCTGCAGGGAGGTCGGCGACTAATTTAAGGAGCCAAGAGAGGAAATACAGCTGCTCGTCCATCGAGCTGGATCTAGACCGGTCCTGTGGCCACAGGTTTTTAGGCCGGTCTCTCAAACAGAAGCTACAGGATGCTGTGGGTCAGTGCTTTCCCATTAAGAACTGCAGCAGCCGGCATGCCTCAGGACTTCCATCCAAAAGGAAAATCCATATCAGTGAGCTGATGCTGGATAAGTGTCCTTTCCCTCCGCGCTCAGAGCTGGCTTTTCGGTGGCACTTGATCAAAAGGCACACGGCCCCTGTAAGTCCAAAGGCAGAAGAATGGATAATTGCTGATTTATCCCAGCACGAGGAAAGGGAGGATCAGCTGCGAGACGAGGAGATTGCCAGTGGGGCAACGGACTCTCCCTCCCAGTCCTGTGACTTCACTGACAGCAGTTCCTCTCGGGGTGACCCGAGGCCTGAGCTGGTGACAGGTAAGGTGGCGAGGAGCAGTAGAGATGAGAGCGACATGGACTCCGATGATGAAGTCATAACTCTGTGCACAAGTTCTCGAAAACGAAACAAGCCCAAGTGGGAAACGGACGACGAGCTGCTACGGATGGAAACGCCTCCGAAATACCATACCCAGATTGATTATGTCCACTGCCTAGTGCCAGACCTCCTCCAGATCAATAACAATCCCTGCTACTGGGGCGTCATGGATAAATACGCAGCTGAGGCGCTGCTAGAAGGAAAGCCAGAGGGAACGTTTCTGTTGAGAGACTCTGCCCAGGAAGACTATTTGTTTTCCGTGAGCTTCAGGCGCTACAGTCGCTCCCTCCACGCCCGGATAGAGCAGTGGAATCACAACTTCAGCTTTGATGCCCATGATCCCTGTGTCTTCCATTCTCCTGACATCACGGGACTCCTAGAACACTACAAAGATCCAAGTTCCTGTATGTTCTTTGAACCACTTTTATCCACTCCCCTGAACAGgacctttcccttctctctccagcATATATGTAGAACGGTTATTTGCAACTGTACAACTTACGATGGTATCGATGCACTTCCCATTCCTCCCTCGGTGAAGCTGTATCTGAAGGAATATCATTATAAGTCAAAAGTTAGAGTGCTCAGGATTGATGTACCAGAGCAGCaaaactag